In Lepidochelys kempii isolate rLepKem1 chromosome 10, rLepKem1.hap2, whole genome shotgun sequence, a single window of DNA contains:
- the CSK gene encoding tyrosine-protein kinase CSK, whose protein sequence is MSGMQAVWPSGTECIAKYNFQGTAEQDLPFSKGDVLTIVAVTKDPNWYKAKNKVGREGIIPANYVQKREGVKAGTKLSLMPWFHGKITREQAERLLYPPETGLFLVRESTNYPGDYTLCVSCEGKVEHYRIIYSSSKLSIDEEVYFENLMQLVEHYTTDADGLCTRLIKPKLMEGTIAAQDEFSRSGWALNMKDLKLLQTIGKGEFGDVMLGGYRGNKVAVKCIKHDATAQAFLAEASVMTQLRHSNLVQLLGVIVEEKSGLYIVTEYMAKGSLVDYLRSRGRSVLGGDCLLKFCLDVCEAMEYLEANNFVHRDLAARNVLVSEDNIAKVSDFGLTKEASSTQDTGKLPVKWTAPEALREKKFSTKSDVWSFGILLWEIYSFGRVPYPRIPLKDVVPRVEKGYKMDAPDGCPQVVYEVMKNCWTLDPVIRPSFHQLREQLEHIKGNELYL, encoded by the exons ATGTCAGGAATGCAG GCCGTTTGGCCGTCTGGTACGGAATGTATCGCCAAGTATAACTTCCAAGGCACTGCCGAGCAGGACCTTCCGTTCAGTAAAGGGGACGTGCTCACCATCGTCGCCGTCACCAAG GATCCCAACTGGTACAAAGCCAAAAACAAGGTGGGCCGTGAGGGGATCATCCCTGCCAACTACGTTCAGAAGAGGGAAGGAGTGAAAGCCGGAACCAAACTCAGTCTGATGCC ctggttCCATGGGAAGATCACgcgggagcaggcagagcggctGCTGTACCCCCCCGAGACAGGCCTCTTCCTGGTGCGGGAGAGCACCAACTACCCAGGGGACTACACCCTGTGTGTGAGCTGCGAGGGGAAGGTGGAGCATTACCGCATCATCTACTCCTCCAGCAAGCTCAGCATCGACGAGGAGGTCTACTTCGAGAACctcatgcagctggtggag CATTACACCACAGATGCCGACGGGCTCTGCACACGCCTCATCAAACCCAAACTCATGGAGGGGACAATTGCGGCTCAGGACGAGTTCTCCAGAA gTGGCTGGGCCCTCAACATGAAGGACCTGAAGCTTCTGCAGACCATCGGCAAAGGGGAGTTCGGAG ACGTGATGCTGGGCGGTTACCGCGGCAACAAGGTCGCCGTGAAGTGCATCAAACACGACGCCACGGCGCAGGCCTTTCTGGCGGAGGCCTCGGTGATGAC GCAGCTCCGACACAGCAACCTGGTGCAGCTGCTGGGGGTGATCGTGGAGGAGAAGAGCGGCCTCTACATCGTCACCGAATACATGGCAAAG GGAAGCCTAGTCGATTACCTGCGATCCCGAGGGAGGTCTGTGTTGGGGGGCGACTGCCTGCTGAAGTTCTGCTT agATGTCTGTGAAGCCATGGAGTACCTGGAAGCCAACAACTTCGTCCACCGGGACCTGGCGGCGAGGAACGTGCTGGTCTCAGAGGACAACATCGCCAAGGTCAGCGACTTTGGGCTGACGAAGGAGGCGTCGTCCACTCAGGACACAGGGAAGCTGCCGGTGAAATGGACGGCTCCGGAAGCACTTAGAGAAAAG AAATTCTCCACCAAGTCGGACGTGTGGAGCTTCGGGATCCTTCTCTGGGAAATCTACTCCTTCGGGCGAGTGCCTTATCCAAGAATC CCTCTGAAGGACGTCGTTCCCCGTGTGGAGAAGGGGTACAAGATGGACGCCCCTGACGGCTGCCCCCAGGTCGTCTACGAGGTGATGAAAAACTGCTGGACCCTGGACCCCGTCATCCGGCCATCCTTCCACCAACTACGGGAACAGCTAGAGCATATCAAAGGCAACGAGCTCTACCTGTGA